The Nerophis lumbriciformis linkage group LG05, RoL_Nlum_v2.1, whole genome shotgun sequence genome contains a region encoding:
- the rce1a gene encoding CAAX prenyl protease 2 isoform X2, translating into MPGNKSNVCGLSVLSCLLLASSYVGSLYVWRSDLPRDHPAVIKRRFTSVLIISGLSPLFVWIWKELTGIRMVSPLLVVMGFRFEGLIPAIVLPLVLTMILFLGPLTQLAMDCPWTLMDGIRVAFDPWFWTLCFSDMRWLRNQVVAPLTEELVFRACMLPMLVPCAGPSTAIFTCPLFFGMAHFHHVIESLRFRRGSLSGIFFSAAFQFSYAAVFGAYAAFIFVRTGHLVGPVLCHSFCNYMGFPAISSALEHPHRLTVLSSYLLGVLLFLLLLFPLTDPSYYGLPTPVCALAASSSSLCLP; encoded by the exons ATGCCAGgaaataaat CGAATGTGTGCGGGCTGTCTGTCCTGTCCTGTCTGCTGCTGGCATCCTCTTACGTCGGGAGTTTGTACGTGTGGAGGAGTGACCTGCCGAG GGATCACCCCGCTGTTATAAAACGACGCTTCACCAGCGTGTTGATTATATCAGGCCTGTCACCTCTCTTTGTGTGGATATGGAAGGAATTGACAGGAATCCGG ATGGTGTCACCACTATTGGTGGTCATGGGGTTCCGCTTTGAAGGGCTCATCCCTGCCATTGTCTTGCCTTTGGTGCTCACCATG ATCCTGTTCCTTGGCCCCCTGACCCAGTTGGCAATGGATTGTCCTTGGACATTAATGGATGGTATCCGGGTAGCATTTG ACCCATGGTTCTGGACGTTGTGTTTCAGCGACATGCGCTGGTTAAGGAATCAGGTGGTGGCGCCTTTAACAGAAGAGCTGGTGTTCAGGGCTTGTATGCTGCCAATGTTGGTGCCCTGCGCCGGCCCATCAACCGCCATATTTACCTGCCCGCTCTTTTTTGGCATGG CGCACTTCCACCACGTGATTGAGTCGTTGCGCTTCAGAAGGGGCTCGCTGTCAGGGATCTTCTTCTCAGCGG CGTTCCAGTTCTCATATGCGGCAGTGTTTGGTGCCTACGCAGCCTTCATCTTTGTGAGAACAG GTCACCTGGTGGGCCCAGTTCTCTGCCACTCCTTCTGTAACTACATGGGCTTCCCGGCCATCAGTTCGGCCCTCGAGCACCCTCATCGCCTTACTGTCCTTTCCTCTTACCTGCTGGGAGTCCTTCTCTTTCTCCTACTCCTCTTCCCCCTCACTGATCCTTCCTATTATGGCCTGCCCACGCCAGTGTGTGCCCTGGCTGCTTCTTCTAGCTCCCTGTGCCTCCCCTGA
- the rce1a gene encoding CAAX prenyl protease 2 isoform X1 → MVDEEELIRAEELSNGHFVPPANVCGLSVLSCLLLASSYVGSLYVWRSDLPRDHPAVIKRRFTSVLIISGLSPLFVWIWKELTGIRMVSPLLVVMGFRFEGLIPAIVLPLVLTMILFLGPLTQLAMDCPWTLMDGIRVAFDPWFWTLCFSDMRWLRNQVVAPLTEELVFRACMLPMLVPCAGPSTAIFTCPLFFGMAHFHHVIESLRFRRGSLSGIFFSAAFQFSYAAVFGAYAAFIFVRTGHLVGPVLCHSFCNYMGFPAISSALEHPHRLTVLSSYLLGVLLFLLLLFPLTDPSYYGLPTPVCALAASSSSLCLP, encoded by the exons ATGGTAGACGAGGAGGAATTAATCAGGGCAGAGGAGCTTAGCAATGGCCATTTTGTTCCTCCAGCGAATGTGTGCGGGCTGTCTGTCCTGTCCTGTCTGCTGCTGGCATCCTCTTACGTCGGGAGTTTGTACGTGTGGAGGAGTGACCTGCCGAG GGATCACCCCGCTGTTATAAAACGACGCTTCACCAGCGTGTTGATTATATCAGGCCTGTCACCTCTCTTTGTGTGGATATGGAAGGAATTGACAGGAATCCGG ATGGTGTCACCACTATTGGTGGTCATGGGGTTCCGCTTTGAAGGGCTCATCCCTGCCATTGTCTTGCCTTTGGTGCTCACCATG ATCCTGTTCCTTGGCCCCCTGACCCAGTTGGCAATGGATTGTCCTTGGACATTAATGGATGGTATCCGGGTAGCATTTG ACCCATGGTTCTGGACGTTGTGTTTCAGCGACATGCGCTGGTTAAGGAATCAGGTGGTGGCGCCTTTAACAGAAGAGCTGGTGTTCAGGGCTTGTATGCTGCCAATGTTGGTGCCCTGCGCCGGCCCATCAACCGCCATATTTACCTGCCCGCTCTTTTTTGGCATGG CGCACTTCCACCACGTGATTGAGTCGTTGCGCTTCAGAAGGGGCTCGCTGTCAGGGATCTTCTTCTCAGCGG CGTTCCAGTTCTCATATGCGGCAGTGTTTGGTGCCTACGCAGCCTTCATCTTTGTGAGAACAG GTCACCTGGTGGGCCCAGTTCTCTGCCACTCCTTCTGTAACTACATGGGCTTCCCGGCCATCAGTTCGGCCCTCGAGCACCCTCATCGCCTTACTGTCCTTTCCTCTTACCTGCTGGGAGTCCTTCTCTTTCTCCTACTCCTCTTCCCCCTCACTGATCCTTCCTATTATGGCCTGCCCACGCCAGTGTGTGCCCTGGCTGCTTCTTCTAGCTCCCTGTGCCTCCCCTGA